GGAGTTCCGGGTGGGGAATGACGAGCCACTTTTCGTCGCCCATGACGTCCTGGTTGTAAAACAGGATGTCGAGATCGATGACCCGGGGACCGTCCTTCACCGTCCTCACCCGTCCCATGTCCGTCTCGACGGCCTGGAGGGCGTCCAGGAGATCGTGGGGGGACAGGGTCGTCCTGACTTCCACAACGGCGTTGACGAACCAGTCCTGCTCCCTGTAGCCGACCGGTTCCGTCCGGTAGAAGGGCGAGCATTGGACCGGCCGGATCGACTCATGACGGGAGAGGCGGCCGATGGCTTCCAGGCAGTTCCCGTGAGGGGACTCCACATTGGAACCCAGACCGAGATGCGCGATGATGCCCCGTCCACCCATAATCGATTCGCCTTCAATGGGCCGGACACCCGGCCCGTTCATCCCCCGTTTATCCCTGGCTGAGGCCCCACGTCTTGAGCCCCAGGACGTCCTCCATATCGTACAGGCCGTTTTCCTGGTCCACGAGCCACCTGGCCGCCCGGATCGCGCCCCGGGCGAAGTTGTCCCGGTTGTGGGCGCGATGGATGAATTCGAGGCGTTCCCCGAAAGCGCCGAACATGACCATGTGGTCTCCCGCGATGTCACCGGCCCGAACCGTCTGGATGCCGATTTCCTTCCGTGTCCTTTCGCCGATGAGACCCTTGCGCAGGTAAACGCCGTGCTCCTCCAGGTCCCGCCCCAGGGACTCGGCGATAATCCGGGCCATTTTCATGGCCGTGCCGCTGGGGGCGTCCTTCTTCAGGCGGTGATGGGCCTCGACGATTTCCACGTCGTATTCATCCCCCAGAATTTCGGCGACCCAGCCGAGGACCTTGAACATGACGTTCACGCCGACGCTCATATTCGGCGACAGGACGCATTTGGTGCTTTTCGACAGCTCCTTGATCCGGTCCGTTTCCACGGTGGAAAGACCCGTGCTGCCGATCACGATCCCCTTGCCCCGGGCGGCGACGATTTCCAGATGCCTCACCGAGGCTTCGCGATTGGTGAAGTCGATCACCACGTCGCCCTTGTCGATGCATGCCTCCAGGTCCCCCTCGACGATGAGACGGATCTTGCCCGACGGCAGACCCGCCCCGACATCGGTTCCGACCAGGGGATGGTCCCGCTGTTCCACGGCGCCGACGATCTCGACACCCTCCGTCTCCGCGGCGAGAGAGAAGATCCGCTTTCCCATCCTCCCCCCGACACCCGTCACAATCACCTTGACCATTTCGCGCTCCTTTTGTTCTAGCCGATCAGGCCGTAGCCGGCCACGACCTCCTTCAGTTTATCATAATTTCCCTGGGCCATCCTGCACAGGGGAAGGCGCAGTTCGTACTCGATGAGGCCCATCATGGAGAGGGCCGCCTTGACCGGCCCGGGGTTCGTTTCGATGAACAGGGTATCGATGAGGGGAATCATCTTGTGGTGGAGCCGCCGGGCCCCGGTGAGATCCCCCGCTTCAAAGGCGGCGACCATGCCCGCCATATCCGCCGGGGCGACATTGGACAGGACGGATATGACGCCCTTTCCGCCCAGGGCCAGGAGGGGCAGCGTGAAGGCGTCGTCTCCCGAGAGAACGTCGAACTCCGGGTCGCACAGGCCGATGATATCGCTCATCTGCTTGATGGAACCGGCCGCTTCCTTGACGCCCACGATGTTGGGCATTTCAGCGAGACGGGCCAGGGTCTCGGGCGTCATGTTTATTCCCGTTCTGCCGGGGATGTTATAGACGATGATCGGGATCGGCGCCGCTTCCGCGATGGCCTTGTAGTGCAAGTAAAGCCCTTCCTGGGTCGGCTTGTTGTAGTAGGGGCAGACAACCAGGGCCCCGTCTGCGCCGGCCTCGTGGGCGTGCCTCGTCAGGCGCAGGGCCTCCTCCGTGCTGTTGGAGCCCGTTCCGGCGATGACGGGAACGCGTTTTTTCACCGCGTCGATGGTGATTTCGATCACCCGGTCGTGTTCCTCGTGGCTCAGCGTGGCGGATTCGCCCGTCGTCCCGCAGGGGACAATACCCGACGTCCCGTTGGCGATCTGGAACTCAATCAGTTTTCTCAGCGCCTCCTCGTCGATCCCGCCGTTTTTGAACGGCGTGACGATGGCGACGATCGCTCCCTTGAACATAAAGCCTCCTTAACCTTCGTATTCGGGTATCACCTCACCGCGGACCAGGTCCTCGTAGGTTTCCCGTTTCCGGACGACATGAAACCGGTCGCCCCGAGCAAGCACTTCCGCCGCCCGTGGGCGGGAGTTGTAATTCGATGACATGACGAAGCCGTACGCACCGGCGCTCATGACGGCGATCAGTTCCCCCGGTTCCACATCCGGCATGGTCCGGTCCCGGGCGAAGTAATCGCCGGACTCGCAGATGGGCCCGACGACGTCGGCCGTGATTTCGTTTTTCCCCCCCTGTCGGACGGGTTGTATCCCGTGATAGGAATCGTACAGGCTGGGACGGATGAGATCGTTCATGGCGGCGTCCACAATGACGAAGTCCTTTTCATCCGATTTTTTCCGGTAGAGCACGCGGGTGATCAGGGCGCCCGCGTTGCCCGTCAGGATCCGGCCCGGTTCGAAAATGAATGTGCAGGACATGTCCCGTGCCATTTCCAGAAGGGCCCGCGCGTACTCCGTGGGATGGGGGGGCGTTTCGTCCAGGTAGGTAATGCCGAGTCCCCCGCCCAGGTCCAGGTAGCGGATCTCGAACCCCTCCTCCCGCAGTTGCGCAAGCAGCCCCTTCAGCCGCCCCAGGGCATCCGTGAAGGGGGAGGTCTCCGTTATCTGTGAGCCGATGTGACAACTGACCCCGATCACCTCGATGTTCGGGAGGGACAGGGCCCGCCGGTACTCGGCCGGGGCGTCCCCGATGCTGATGCCGAACTTGTTTTCCTTCAGCCCCGTTGAGATGTGGGGGTGGGTCCCGGCGTCCACGTCGGGGGTGATCGCAGGGCGACGCCCGCCCTCTTCCCCATGCGGACGGCGCAGGCGCTGATCGCTTCCAGTTCTTGGGACGATTCGACGTTGAACATGAGGATTCCCGCGTCCAGGGCGAAGGCGATCTCATCGGCCGTTTTGCCCACTCCGGAATAGACGACTTTTCCGGGATCCACACCCGCCTTCAGGGCCCGGTAAAGCTCCCCCCCCGAGACGATATCGACGCCCCCGCCTTCCTCCACAAAGAGGCGGAGAATCGCCAGGTTGGAATTCGATTTCACGGCGAAGCAGGTCAGGTGGGGCAAATCCCCGAAGGCCCCGTCGAAAACCCGGAAATGGCGTGTGAGCGTTTTGTGACTGTAAAGATAAAAGGGGGTTCCCACGGCCTCGGCGATCTGCCGGACGGGGACGTCTTCACAGAAAAGCTCATTGTTCTCGTACCGAAAATCCTTCATGGGCAGCCATCCATTGTGTAGGTAAATTCGATTTCCACCTCGCCGGAGGTTTCACTGCACCCTCCCCTGTCCGTGCAGACGACGATGGCATACCTGTACACGAA
The DNA window shown above is from Deltaproteobacteria bacterium and carries:
- the folK gene encoding 2-amino-4-hydroxy-6-hydroxymethyldihydropteridine diphosphokinase; translated protein: MGGRGIIAHLGLGSNVESPHGNCLEAIGRLSRHESIRPVQCSPFYRTEPVGYREQDWFVNAVVEVRTTLSPHDLLDALQAVETDMGRVRTVKDGPRVIDLDILFYNQDVMGDEKWLVIPHPELHRRRFVLVPLNDIASWVIHPAFGVSVRGLLERCTDTAAVQWFGEPVHFE
- a CDS encoding 4-hydroxy-tetrahydrodipicolinate reductase; this translates as MVKVIVTGVGGRMGKRIFSLAAETEGVEIVGAVEQRDHPLVGTDVGAGLPSGKIRLIVEGDLEACIDKGDVVIDFTNREASVRHLEIVAARGKGIVIGSTGLSTVETDRIKELSKSTKCVLSPNMSVGVNVMFKVLGWVAEILGDEYDVEIVEAHHRLKKDAPSGTAMKMARIIAESLGRDLEEHGVYLRKGLIGERTRKEIGIQTVRAGDIAGDHMVMFGAFGERLEFIHRAHNRDNFARGAIRAARWLVDQENGLYDMEDVLGLKTWGLSQG
- a CDS encoding 4-hydroxy-tetrahydrodipicolinate synthase gives rise to the protein MFKGAIVAIVTPFKNGGIDEEALRKLIEFQIANGTSGIVPCGTTGESATLSHEEHDRVIEITIDAVKKRVPVIAGTGSNSTEEALRLTRHAHEAGADGALVVCPYYNKPTQEGLYLHYKAIAEAAPIPIIVYNIPGRTGINMTPETLARLAEMPNIVGVKEAAGSIKQMSDIIGLCDPEFDVLSGDDAFTLPLLALGGKGVISVLSNVAPADMAGMVAAFEAGDLTGARRLHHKMIPLIDTLFIETNPGPVKAALSMMGLIEYELRLPLCRMAQGNYDKLKEVVAGYGLIG